The genomic segment AATTATTTTTAAAGTAATTTTTCTTTATTTGGGCTGCAATAATATTTTTTTGGATTTCGGAAGTTCCTTCGTAAATTTTTGTAATGCGCGCATCCCGGTAATATCTTTCGATTGGGTAGTCACTCATGTAACCGATTCCGCCGTGTATTTGAACAGCTTGATCTGCGATACGACAGTACACTTCGGAACCTAGCAGTTTAACCATCGCCGCTTCTTTAATGACGTTCATCTTTTGGTCAACCATCCATGCCACCCGGTAAGTCATGCTTCTCAAAGTTTCAATGTCAAGATCCATTTCAGCAAAATAATGCTGAATCACTTGCTGTTCAAAAATTGGTTTTCCAAATTGTTCCCGCTCCATCGCATGTTTTAACGTAAGTTCCATTAATTTAACACATGATCCTAAGTTTCTTGCAGCTAATCCAGCTCGTCCATTCGCTAATATTTTTAAAGCGTTTACATAGCCTTGCCCTTCTTCTCCAAGCACGTTTTCTACTGGAACTTCGCAATCTTCAAAAAACAATTCTACCGATTGTGAAGCGTGAAGCCCCATTTTTTGTTCAACATTTCCAACCATGAAACCTGGGAAATCTTTCTCAACGATAAAGGAAGTGATCCCTTTTGCTCCTTTACTCGGATCGGTTACCGCCATCACAGTAAAAACATCGGCGATGTTACCGTTTGTAATGTAATGCTTGGAACCATTCAAAATATATTTATCGCCTTTGCGAACTGCCGTTGTTTTTATATTGCTGGCGTTCGAGCCTGCACTGGGCTCTGTTAATGCAAAAGCCCCGATATATTCACCCGATGCGAGCTTAGGCAAATATTTTTGTTTTTGTTCTTCGTTTCCCATTTCAACAATGCCGACTGTGCCGATCCCTGTATGTCCACCGATGAGTGTCGTATACCCGTTGATTGTTTTGCCTAGCTCTTCATAAATGGCCACCTTGCCGACCATACCAATTCCTAACCCTCCATATTCAGCAGGGATGCTCAATCCAAAGAGTCCCATCTCTTTACTCATATCCATAATTTCTTTTGGAACATAGTCTTTTTTCTCCATCTCATCTGCTCTCGGATCGACCGTGTTGTACACAAAGTCCTTAACCGTCTGCTTGAGCGCCAACAACTCTTCATCTAATTGAAAATCCATTTTCTCATCTCTCCCTTTTTAAAAAAATTAAATAATGCCTTCCTCATTTAATTTGGAAATTTCATCTTTCTGTAATCCCAATTCCGACAATACCTCTTCGGTATGTTCCCCCAGTCTTGGCGGATAGTGCCTTACTGATGCAGGAGTGTCTGATAATTTAATCGGAAAAGCAGGTGTTTTCAGTCCTTTAATGGTTGGATGGTCAATCTCAGCCATCATTCCCCTCGCAACAGCTTGAGGCGACGTAACGACTTCGCCGACTGTATTGATTGGGCCGCAAGGTACCCCGACGTCATCTAGTTTTCCGCAAACTTCATCGCTTATAAGCTGTTCTATTCTCTCGCTAAGAATGGGAACCAATTTTTCCCTATTTGCGACTCTTTGTTTATTTGTTTTGTATTCTTCAATTTCCAATAAATCTTCCCAGCCTAATGCTTGGCACATTTTTTGCCATAGTGAATCATTAGCAGCGGCGATAACCACATCTTTGTCCTTCGCTTTAAACACTTGGTAAGGAACAATCGTATGATGCCCTTGCCCCATCGGCTCTGCTGATTTACCTGTTGCAAAGTATCCTGTAGCCAAATGATTCAGCATCATAACCTGGCCATCCAATAAACTGCAATCCACATACTGGCCTTCGCCCGTTTTTTCCCGGGCCATGAGAGCAGCCATCGCCCCTAATGCACCTAAAATACCTGTAGACATATCAACAACTGACGGGCCGGCTTTATATGGTTTGCCTTTTTCACCTGTTGTGCTCATTAATCCGGAATACGCCTGCAAGAGAAGATCATATCCGGCACGATATTTTTCAGGGCCTGTCCGGCCGAATCCTGAAATCGACACATAAACCAATCTAGGATTGATCTTTTTTAATGTTTCATAATCAATTCCAAGCTTTTCCTGTGCCCCCGTACGGAAGTTTTCGATTAAAACATCGCTTTTCTTCACGAGCTCATAGATGATTTTCTTGCCTTTTTCACTTTTGAGATCAACCGTAATGCTTCTTTTGTTCCGATTTGAGCTTAAAAAATAACAGCTTTCCCCGTCCCAGTCCGGCGGGCTAAATCTTCTAGACTCATCACCGATATTCGGCTGTTCAACTTTAATGACATCTGCTCCTAAATCTCCTAGCAATTGACCAGTTACAGGACCGGCAAGCGTCCGGGCCAATTCCAATACTTTTATTCCTTCTAATGGTGTAACCACAGCTTTCACTCCATTTTGTTATTCTTTCCAAACAATCATTCCGTCAAGAGCCGCAATGCCTTTGCCCTCTTGAAAGACCCATATTGGATTAATATCCATTTCCTTCATTTTGCCTTCATTAGTATGTGCGAAATTAGATATTTGTACGATTGCTTCTGCAAGCGCTTGAATATCGCGCTTTACGGATCCCCTTACACCTTCCAATAGGGCGTACCCTTTTAATTCCTTTAGCATTTGGTGCGCTTCATTTATGGATATTGGCGTCTTTCTTATCGAGATATCATTTAATATTTCAATAAATACACCGCCAAGGCCACAGACGATGAGTGATCCAAAATCAGGATCATCTTTTATCCCGATAAACATTTCAACGCCTTCTTCTTGAATCATTTCTTCCACAAGCACACAAGTCATTTTGGCGGTGGGAGAGAACTTTTTCACAGAGTTCATCAAGTCTTCGTAACTTTTTTGAAGCTCTTGTGGGTTTCTTATATTTACCTTTACACCTCCGGCATCGGTTTTGTGCAAAATGTCATCTGATATTACTTTACAAACAACCGGAAATGAAAGCGTATCCTTTACTTTTTCTAATTGTTCTTTACTTTTAATAACCGTTCCTTTCGGAACCCGTATGTTCATTTCAGCCAAAATTTGTTTAACCTTTTCCTCTGTCCAAACGCCCGATTCGGGAAACTCAATTTGATAAGTGATCGCATGATGAATCTCATTCTTTTCTGTATCCTTACAAGCTAAAGAGAACTCAACCAATCTTTTTAAAGCAACCATTGTTTTATATGAGGTTGTATAAACGGGAACCCCCTTTTCTTCCAAATATGCCTTCCCATGCCCTGTTATTTCTTTCGATCCTGTTACGGTAACAATGATTGGTTTGTCTGTTGTTTTATCAATCTCTGCAATTTTTTCACAAATTTTCTTTCCAAGCTCTCCGCCAAATGTTGTTTGAACAATAATGGCGTCTATGCCAGGATCGTCGATGACAATTTTAAGTGTATCAATGAATATATGCTGTTCTTTCAACGCTTGTGCAGTGATATCAACAGGGTTCATCGCAGAACCGTATGGCGGAATGACCTGTTTTATTTTTTCTTCGGTTTCTTTCGATAGAGTGACTAGCTCAAGGCCGAGCTCTTCGCTGTAGTCTGCCATCGCAATTCCTGCTGCACCTGAATTTGATATTGTTACGACACGGTTGCCATTTGCCAACTTGCCGCGTGAAAAGATTTTCATCGCATCGATCATGTCATCGATATCATTCGCAGTTATGACCCCGTATTGTTTTGCTATTGCTTGGAAAGCCTGCTCTGACCCAGTTAAGGAAGCCGTATGTGACATAGCAGCTTGTTTGCCTAGTTCTGAACGGCCTGCTTTTAATAAAACTAACGGCTTTTTCAATTGCTTTGAACGTTCAGCGAGATTAATGAGCATGTTGCCGTCCGGTATGCTTTCTAAGTAACCGCAAACAACCGTAGTATCTTCATCTTCCAGCATATATTCCATGCAATCCAATGTATGGATATCAATCTGGTTACCTGTATTTACAATGTATGAGAAGCCAATGTTTTCTTCTTGCGCGATACCAAAAAGAGAAAAACCGAGCGCACCGCTTTGCGAGGCAAACCCGACATTGCCTGTCACAAAGCCTTTATCCGTTTCAAAGGAAGTCGAGAAACCTAAAGGTATGCTTTCTTTCGCGTTTAATAAACCAATACAGTTTGGCCCAAGCAGATGCATGTTTGCCCTCTTCGCTTCTTCCAGCAATTTTTCTTGAAGAATTCGGCCCTCTTCACCAGCCTCGGCAAAACCCGCTCCAAAAAGAATCAAATGTTTCACCGATTTTTGCTTACATTCTTCAAAAATTTGCATGATTCTTGCTTGCGATACCGCAATAAGCGCCACATCAATCTCACCCGGAACATTTAATATACTAGGGTAACAAGTGATGCCACCTATCTCATCATATCTTGGATTGACAGGGTAAATCGCCCCTTTATAGTGATGCCGAATAAGATTTTTAAGTGGTTTGCCGCTTATGGATGAAAAATCTTTTGAAACTCCAATAACCGCTACTGATTTTGGATTTAAAAATTTTTCAAGTACTTCTTTATTTCGCATTGTTTCCCTCCGTTCTTTCAAGTTACCTATCAAATTTGACGTAGACATCCTTAAAAAATTTCAGTAAATTTTCAATACTCATGGAAATAGAAACAGTAACCGTTTTCATTGGTTAAAAAGCCTTTTCTATTAGGATATCGGATCCAAAACTATTTGTCTATAACTTCTGAATGTTTTAACGAAAATCATCACTATGCTTAGCTAGTTAATTGAATTTAAAATGAGCGGAAAAAGTTAGTCTACATATAAAAAAACGCCGAGCTATTTCGCATTAACATACACGAAAAAGATGGCGATTTTCATTAATTGGAGATTGGAATCTTTTTTAACTTGACTCTTGCAAAAAACATGTTGACAACTTTTGTTGAAAGTGATTAGTTTTGTAATGTTTACACGGAATGAATTGACACCTCACTTTTTTTGTGGTATTGGAAGGTTGGGACTGGTGTATCCAATTCCTGTTATATAATTTTTTGGACATCAGCATCAGGGATGGGAGAAGCCAGATGTACAATAAACCATTGAAAATGTTGTTCGGTGAATGCGACTACAACAAATGGTTCCTCAACAGCCATTGATATAATGTAATCTTGCTCATTTATAATTAAATTTGTTGCAATTCCTAATGGCAGGGGGAATGCTAATCACATTCCAAACTTAATCCATCATCTGATTCTATATAAAATGAACTAAACTACATTACTCCCTGTTCTAACCGGGTATAGAATACTAATACTCGAGAAGGGACGGGAGATTAATGACTAAATGTAATGAAATCAAACTGCTTGAAGAAGCCATGCGATCCACTAATGATAAAAGACTTTACGAACGTTATCTTGCTGTTAAACTTCGTTTGGAAGGCCATACGCTTCCCGCTATTGGAAAAGTCATAGGCCGTAGCCGCCAAGCGGTAGGCCGATATTGGGCTGCCTATCAAAAAGACGGTATTTCAGGGCTTAATTTAAAAAAATCTCCAGGAAAACCTCAAAAATTAACAAAAGAACAACAGGACCAGCTGGCAGACACAATTATCAATAAGGTACCAGCTGATGTTGGCTTTGAAGCGAAATATACGTGGACGCTGCCTTTGATTGCTTCCTGGATTGAAAGGGAATTCAACCAATCCTTTACCCCTAGAGGTGTGTAAAAGATGCTCCACCGGCTTGGATTCAGCTATACGAAAGCCACCTATACACTGGCTAAAGCTGATGCGGAAGAACAGAGAAAGTTTAAAGAGGAAACCTTTCCGGCTCTAAAAAAAAGCTTGAAGATGGCATGATTGATCACCTGTTGTTTGAGGATGAAGCTTTCATCCGTGCTTATCAAGCTCTTCAATACAATTGGTTTCCAAAAGGGCAACGGCGCAAGATTCCTACTTACGGGCAACATAAGGAGGCCAAGCTGTATGCAGCAATAAACTATGAAACCGGGCAGATCACCCACCGTGAAGAACAGGACAATACCTCCTTATCCTTTAGACGATTTCTGGAAGACATCCTAAATGAGTATCCGGATGGGGAAATTGTTATGATCCTTGATAACAGCAGGATGCACCGAGCCAAATCCATTGAAGCATTTCTGGAAGAGCACCCCCGTTTGCACTTCATCTTTCTGCCTAAATACAGTCCGGAGCTGAACCTGGTCGAAGGACTCTGGAAGTGGCTGAAGGAAGACGTAATTAACAATGTTTTTTTCAGCAAGTTTTACCTCATCCATAAACACGTCACTGCTTTTATGGATAAAAGCAATCAAAGACCTTGGAAAGTGATTGACCGGCTTCTTGTCAAATTTTAACGTTACATTCAAAAGTTCATTTTATATAGTTCCCGACTTATCTAAACCCGTTAAGTCAATAACTCTCTTAAGCCGTTATGATATAGTTTCTTGATAAAATCCTTCAACACGAGAAGTAGAAACAGACATAGTATATCCTCTATTAGAAACTACCAATTTTTTGAAGGGAATTTAGGTTTTCTATTTTCAAAAAATGCCTTGATCCCTTCTTCTGCATCTTTATTTGTAAAAGCTCTTTGTCCCCAAAGTGCTTCTTCATGAAACGCTGCTTCCATTGGTAAACTCATTAATCGAATCACGGATTCTTTGGCTACTTGAACTGCATTGGCACTGTTGTCAAGAATCATTTCCGCGTAACATAATGCATGATCCATTAATTCTGATGGTTCAACGACTTCATTTAAAATCCCGTAAGACAGAGCTTCTACTGCTGAAAATTTTCTCCCAGTGAGAATCAATTCCATCGTTCTAGCATAAGAGATTTGTCTTACTAATCTTACCAATGTGCCACCAGCTGGTACAACACCAATCCCTACCTCTGGAAACCCAAATAAAGCAGTATTGGAAGAAATTCGGATATCTGTTGAGAGTAGGATTTCTAGTCCTCCACCAAAACAATACCCATTCACTGCACCAATAATTGGTTTAAACATCTGCGTGTTCTTCAAATGAGTATCGTCCCACTCTGAAATATCATGGTTCCCTTCCATGAGAAAGGGGATCGATTCATCAAGATCTGCACCGACGCAAAACGACTTTTCTCCCTCACCCGTTAAAATACAGACTGCCACTTTGGGATCGCCAGCTGCCCGTTTGAACGAGTTAGCTAGCTCTTCGTACATCGCTAAGGTTAAAGCATTCAATTTTGCAGGATTGTTAAATTTAATAATGGCAATCCCGTCTTGTACGTCATAAGAAATTGCCAATTTTAAATCACTCCCTTTCTATTTAGATCTTCCAATTCCTGAATAGACAAACCGAGTAAATCACCAAAAATCTTCTCATTGTGTTCGCCTACTTTTGGTGCCAAGCCTGTCGGATCGCCAGGGGTCGAACTAAGCTTAATCGGTAAACCGAACATCTCGATTAATCCTCCTGGATAAGTGCTTCTGATAATCATCTCTCTTGCTTTAATTTGCGGGTCTTCAACTACCTGTTTAATATTTTTAATTGGTGAAAGAGGAACTTCGTCAGCCAGACCTTCTTCCAATTCAGCGACTGTGTAACGAGCAAACCACTCTTCTAATTTTGGCTTTACTTTTGTAGCGTAAGTTTCTTTATCGAATCGTTTATCCATCGTATCGATTTCCGGAACAGTGGCAAATTCGGGTTCACCAAAAAAACTGCAAGTGATTTTCCAGAATTTATCTGTATATCCTCCAAAGAAAATATAGCCGTCGGCACACTTAAATAATTCATATGGACGAACAAATGGATGCTCGTTACCCAAAGGTTCCTGAATATTTCCACCAACTGTATAATTAACCACAGCGGACTCTGTCAGAGCAAGCACCGAATCCTGTTGTGAAATATCAACAATTTGTCCTTCTCCTGTTCGTTGGGCATGCATATAAGCTGCAAGCGTTCCAAATGAACCAAACATAGAAGCGGATAAATCACCTATAATCGTACCCACACGTAACGGGGGATGATTAGGTAAGCCGTTCATCGACCATAATCCACCTGTTGCTTGAGCGCTATTATCATAGGCAGGGCGCTTAATATATGGCCCGTTTTGTCCATAACCAGAAATTGCAGTATAAACAAGTTTTGGATTAATTCCCTTAAGGACTTCATAGCCAACCCCTAATTTGGTCATAACCCCTGGTCTGAAGTTTTCAACAAGAATATCTGCTTTTTTAACCAATTTCTTTAACAATTCTTTGCCCTCTTCTTCACGTAAATTAATTGTGACACCAAGCTTATTACGATTATACTGAGCAAAAAATGCACTAAATTTTGTGTCTTCACTCTCTTCTCCAATAAAAGGAGGGAACCCCCTAGTATAATCAGGGGCTTGTGGATCCTCCACTTTGATAACAGTTGCACCTAGGTCTGCAAATAACATGGAACAGAAAGGTCCAGCTACAACTCTTGTTATATCTATGACTGTTACTCCTTCAAGTGGTTTCATGAATAAACTCCTTTCATCCTACCTTGATTGTTGCTCTGACTGCAGTACCGCAACCAGGACAAAATTGCTCTATTAATGAAATGGAAGGCTTCGTTTCTCGACGACGTACCCGAACTCCAAATTGACCCAATTTATCAGCAATATTTGATGTTACTTTTTCAGCGCACTCAAACTCATAGGAACCTAAGTGGGTACAGCAATATTTACATTCATAGGTTCCGTCTGACCTCTTCAAAGTACCAATACTCTGCTCTGAATCTCTACTGTCCAAACGAACTTCCTTTACCTCACTAACCGGAACGTTAATCCTTTCTGCTCGTAAATTGCGACGATTTGCCTCCGACTTATCTTTATCAATTTCGAGTGTTTTTTCTACGAAAACAATTCCGTATGCAAATCTTGCTATTTCTGGTGTTACATAACCGCTGAGTACATCATATTCTACTTTGTATAATGGTCTTAATAGTGGATCACCAAAGCCACCACCACCTGCATTATTTTGAACGAAAACATCGCCCACTTTCACATAGCTATTATCATTAATTGCAAGTAGTTCATCCTCCTGACTTATTAGAGAATTAGCATCTGGCACTTGTCCTGACTTAAATAGCTCATTCACATTTGTTTCACGTTTAATAATGTGCTGGCTGCTCCCACCTGGATAACCGCCACCATAACCTTCAGCTGGAACTTGGGAAGTTGGAGAAAAAACAGTTTGAACCGCTTCTTCACAACCCCAGAGCGTCCATGCAAAGTCCAATCCAAGTCCACCCCTAAAATAACCTGGTCCAGCACTTTTCGGGTCTAGCTTTTTCCATAAATAAAGGACAGGATACATCATTTCGTTGCTC from the Pueribacillus theae genome contains:
- a CDS encoding CaiB/BaiF CoA transferase family protein: MVTPLEGIKVLELARTLAGPVTGQLLGDLGADVIKVEQPNIGDESRRFSPPDWDGESCYFLSSNRNKRSITVDLKSEKGKKIIYELVKKSDVLIENFRTGAQEKLGIDYETLKKINPRLVYVSISGFGRTGPEKYRAGYDLLLQAYSGLMSTTGEKGKPYKAGPSVVDMSTGILGALGAMAALMAREKTGEGQYVDCSLLDGQVMMLNHLATGYFATGKSAEPMGQGHHTIVPYQVFKAKDKDVVIAAANDSLWQKMCQALGWEDLLEIEEYKTNKQRVANREKLVPILSERIEQLISDEVCGKLDDVGVPCGPINTVGEVVTSPQAVARGMMAEIDHPTIKGLKTPAFPIKLSDTPASVRHYPPRLGEHTEEVLSELGLQKDEISKLNEEGII
- a CDS encoding acetate--CoA ligase family protein, with protein sequence MRNKEVLEKFLNPKSVAVIGVSKDFSSISGKPLKNLIRHHYKGAIYPVNPRYDEIGGITCYPSILNVPGEIDVALIAVSQARIMQIFEECKQKSVKHLILFGAGFAEAGEEGRILQEKLLEEAKRANMHLLGPNCIGLLNAKESIPLGFSTSFETDKGFVTGNVGFASQSGALGFSLFGIAQEENIGFSYIVNTGNQIDIHTLDCMEYMLEDEDTTVVCGYLESIPDGNMLINLAERSKQLKKPLVLLKAGRSELGKQAAMSHTASLTGSEQAFQAIAKQYGVITANDIDDMIDAMKIFSRGKLANGNRVVTISNSGAAGIAMADYSEELGLELVTLSKETEEKIKQVIPPYGSAMNPVDITAQALKEQHIFIDTLKIVIDDPGIDAIIVQTTFGGELGKKICEKIAEIDKTTDKPIIVTVTGSKEITGHGKAYLEEKGVPVYTTSYKTMVALKRLVEFSLACKDTEKNEIHHAITYQIEFPESGVWTEEKVKQILAEMNIRVPKGTVIKSKEQLEKVKDTLSFPVVCKVISDDILHKTDAGGVKVNIRNPQELQKSYEDLMNSVKKFSPTAKMTCVLVEEMIQEEGVEMFIGIKDDPDFGSLIVCGLGGVFIEILNDISIRKTPISINEAHQMLKELKGYALLEGVRGSVKRDIQALAEAIVQISNFAHTNEGKMKEMDINPIWVFQEGKGIAALDGMIVWKE
- a CDS encoding enoyl-CoA hydratase/isomerase family protein, with translation MAISYDVQDGIAIIKFNNPAKLNALTLAMYEELANSFKRAAGDPKVAVCILTGEGEKSFCVGADLDESIPFLMEGNHDISEWDDTHLKNTQMFKPIIGAVNGYCFGGGLEILLSTDIRISSNTALFGFPEVGIGVVPAGGTLVRLVRQISYARTMELILTGRKFSAVEALSYGILNEVVEPSELMDHALCYAEMILDNSANAVQVAKESVIRLMSLPMEAAFHEEALWGQRAFTNKDAEEGIKAFFENRKPKFPSKNW
- a CDS encoding acyl-CoA dehydrogenase family protein, with the translated sequence MDFQLDEELLALKQTVKDFVYNTVDPRADEMEKKDYVPKEIMDMSKEMGLFGLSIPAEYGGLGIGMVGKVAIYEELGKTINGYTTLIGGHTGIGTVGIVEMGNEEQKQKYLPKLASGEYIGAFALTEPSAGSNASNIKTTAVRKGDKYILNGSKHYITNGNIADVFTVMAVTDPSKGAKGITSFIVEKDFPGFMVGNVEQKMGLHASQSVELFFEDCEVPVENVLGEEGQGYVNALKILANGRAGLAARNLGSCVKLMELTLKHAMEREQFGKPIFEQQVIQHYFAEMDLDIETLRSMTYRVAWMVDQKMNVIKEAAMVKLLGSEVYCRIADQAVQIHGGIGYMSDYPIERYYRDARITKIYEGTSEIQKNIIAAQIKKNYFKNN
- a CDS encoding CaiB/BaiF CoA transferase family protein, whose translation is MKPLEGVTVIDITRVVAGPFCSMLFADLGATVIKVEDPQAPDYTRGFPPFIGEESEDTKFSAFFAQYNRNKLGVTINLREEEGKELLKKLVKKADILVENFRPGVMTKLGVGYEVLKGINPKLVYTAISGYGQNGPYIKRPAYDNSAQATGGLWSMNGLPNHPPLRVGTIIGDLSASMFGSFGTLAAYMHAQRTGEGQIVDISQQDSVLALTESAVVNYTVGGNIQEPLGNEHPFVRPYELFKCADGYIFFGGYTDKFWKITCSFFGEPEFATVPEIDTMDKRFDKETYATKVKPKLEEWFARYTVAELEEGLADEVPLSPIKNIKQVVEDPQIKAREMIIRSTYPGGLIEMFGLPIKLSSTPGDPTGLAPKVGEHNEKIFGDLLGLSIQELEDLNRKGVI